One segment of Engraulis encrasicolus isolate BLACKSEA-1 chromosome 7, IST_EnEncr_1.0, whole genome shotgun sequence DNA contains the following:
- the gps2 gene encoding G protein pathway suppressor 2 isoform X1 produces the protein MLAPPIPTIMPALLERPKLSNAMARALHKHIMRERERKRQEEEEVDKMMEQKLKEEEERKRKKEMEERMSLEETKEQIMKMGEKLQGLQEEKHQLFLQLKKVLHEEEKRRRKEQSDMTTLTSATYQSGNMAGHSGQHLLSMQASQVSHGRVLGERSKQLFQTPVIPGRHYQSQQGFSAGTSEHGQYSGGQAAHGPYGVTQTQHQSPFNPGQPVPVSYASSSQLRGASAFAGMPYLPHQQQGYAVPSHFVSQSGYIPSAAIPLQKQLEHANQQSGFTDSSTLRNMPPQALHASAAGLLPTPSIAVQMPPSKGGLPYAHPPRPASPGAFSHGTPPQPTHAASFQSSPQPGPRSAYLTHSQSGQRFYHHGK, from the exons ATG CTGGCCCCTCCGATTCCAACCATAATGCCAGCTCTTCTGGAGAGGCCCAAACTGTCCAATGCCATGGCACGGGCATTGCACAAGCACATCATGCGCGAGAGGGAGCGAAAACGCCAAG AGGAAGAAGAAGTTGACAAAATGATGGAACAAAAactgaaagaagaggaagagagaaagcgcaagaaagagatggaggagcgCATGTCTTTAGAAGAGACCAAAGAACAG ATCATGAAGATGGGGGAGAAACTGCAAGGCCTGCAAGAAGAGAAGCACCAGCTCTTCCTCCAGCTCAAGAAGGTCCTGCACGAGGAGGAAAAGAGACGGCGGAAAGAGCAAAG TGACATGACCACGTTAACTTCAGCCACTTACCAGTCTGGCAACATGGCTGGCCACTCAGGGCAGCACCTACTGAGCATGCAAG CCAGTCAAGTGAGTCATGGACGAGTCCTGGGAGAGAGGAGCAAGCAGCTCTTCCAGACTCCAGTCATTCCT GGTCGTCACTACCAGTCTCAGCAGGGTTTCAGCGCTGGCACCTCTGAGCATGGGCAATACTCTGGAGGCCAGGCGGCCCACGGCCCCTACGGTGTCACCCAGACCCAGCACCAATCCCCCTTCAACCCCGGTCAGCCCGTGCCTGTCAGCTACGCCAGCAGCTCCCAGCTCAGAG GTGCATCGGCATTTGCAGGCATGCCCTACCTGCCTCACCAGCAACAAGGCTATGCAGTGCCCAGTCATTTTGTATCTCAGTCAG GGTACATCCCCAGTGCTGCAATTCCCCTGCAGAAACAGCTGGAGCACGCTAACCAGCAATCCGGCTTCACTGACTca agcaCGCTGAGAAACATGCCTCCTCAGGCCCTTCATGCCAGTGCTGCAGGCCTGCTGCCAACGCCGTCCATTGCCGTCCAGATGCCACCCAGCAAG GGTGGACTTCCATACGCCCATCCCCCTAGACCAGCCTCCCCAGGGGCCTTCTCTCATGGGACCCCTCCACAGCCCACACATGCT GCTTCCTTCCAGAGCTCGCCTCAGCCGGGCCCTCGGAGCGCCTACCTCACCCACAGCCAATCAGGACAGAGGTTCTACCACCATGGCAAGTGA
- the gps2 gene encoding G protein pathway suppressor 2 isoform X2, producing the protein MPALLERPKLSNAMARALHKHIMRERERKRQEEEEVDKMMEQKLKEEEERKRKKEMEERMSLEETKEQIMKMGEKLQGLQEEKHQLFLQLKKVLHEEEKRRRKEQSDMTTLTSATYQSGNMAGHSGQHLLSMQASQVSHGRVLGERSKQLFQTPVIPGRHYQSQQGFSAGTSEHGQYSGGQAAHGPYGVTQTQHQSPFNPGQPVPVSYASSSQLRGASAFAGMPYLPHQQQGYAVPSHFVSQSGYIPSAAIPLQKQLEHANQQSGFTDSSTLRNMPPQALHASAAGLLPTPSIAVQMPPSKGGLPYAHPPRPASPGAFSHGTPPQPTHAASFQSSPQPGPRSAYLTHSQSGQRFYHHGK; encoded by the exons ATGCCAGCTCTTCTGGAGAGGCCCAAACTGTCCAATGCCATGGCACGGGCATTGCACAAGCACATCATGCGCGAGAGGGAGCGAAAACGCCAAG AGGAAGAAGAAGTTGACAAAATGATGGAACAAAAactgaaagaagaggaagagagaaagcgcaagaaagagatggaggagcgCATGTCTTTAGAAGAGACCAAAGAACAG ATCATGAAGATGGGGGAGAAACTGCAAGGCCTGCAAGAAGAGAAGCACCAGCTCTTCCTCCAGCTCAAGAAGGTCCTGCACGAGGAGGAAAAGAGACGGCGGAAAGAGCAAAG TGACATGACCACGTTAACTTCAGCCACTTACCAGTCTGGCAACATGGCTGGCCACTCAGGGCAGCACCTACTGAGCATGCAAG CCAGTCAAGTGAGTCATGGACGAGTCCTGGGAGAGAGGAGCAAGCAGCTCTTCCAGACTCCAGTCATTCCT GGTCGTCACTACCAGTCTCAGCAGGGTTTCAGCGCTGGCACCTCTGAGCATGGGCAATACTCTGGAGGCCAGGCGGCCCACGGCCCCTACGGTGTCACCCAGACCCAGCACCAATCCCCCTTCAACCCCGGTCAGCCCGTGCCTGTCAGCTACGCCAGCAGCTCCCAGCTCAGAG GTGCATCGGCATTTGCAGGCATGCCCTACCTGCCTCACCAGCAACAAGGCTATGCAGTGCCCAGTCATTTTGTATCTCAGTCAG GGTACATCCCCAGTGCTGCAATTCCCCTGCAGAAACAGCTGGAGCACGCTAACCAGCAATCCGGCTTCACTGACTca agcaCGCTGAGAAACATGCCTCCTCAGGCCCTTCATGCCAGTGCTGCAGGCCTGCTGCCAACGCCGTCCATTGCCGTCCAGATGCCACCCAGCAAG GGTGGACTTCCATACGCCCATCCCCCTAGACCAGCCTCCCCAGGGGCCTTCTCTCATGGGACCCCTCCACAGCCCACACATGCT GCTTCCTTCCAGAGCTCGCCTCAGCCGGGCCCTCGGAGCGCCTACCTCACCCACAGCCAATCAGGACAGAGGTTCTACCACCATGGCAAGTGA
- the gps2 gene encoding G protein pathway suppressor 2 isoform X3, whose amino-acid sequence MLAPPIPTIMPALLERPKLSNAMARALHKHIMRERERKRQEEEEVDKMMEQKLKEEEERKRKKEMEERMSLEETKEQIMKMGEKLQGLQEEKHQLFLQLKKVLHEEEKRRRKEQSDMTTLTSATYQSGNMAGHSGQHLLSMQASQVSHGRVLGERSKQLFQTPVIPGRHYQSQQGFSAGTSEHGQYSGGQAAHGPYGVTQTQHQSPFNPGQPVPVSYASSSQLRGASAFAGMPYLPHQQQGYAVPSHFVSQSGYIPSAAIPLQKQLEHANQQSGFTDSSTLRNMPPQALHASAAGLLPTPSIAVQMPPSKASFQSSPQPGPRSAYLTHSQSGQRFYHHGK is encoded by the exons ATG CTGGCCCCTCCGATTCCAACCATAATGCCAGCTCTTCTGGAGAGGCCCAAACTGTCCAATGCCATGGCACGGGCATTGCACAAGCACATCATGCGCGAGAGGGAGCGAAAACGCCAAG AGGAAGAAGAAGTTGACAAAATGATGGAACAAAAactgaaagaagaggaagagagaaagcgcaagaaagagatggaggagcgCATGTCTTTAGAAGAGACCAAAGAACAG ATCATGAAGATGGGGGAGAAACTGCAAGGCCTGCAAGAAGAGAAGCACCAGCTCTTCCTCCAGCTCAAGAAGGTCCTGCACGAGGAGGAAAAGAGACGGCGGAAAGAGCAAAG TGACATGACCACGTTAACTTCAGCCACTTACCAGTCTGGCAACATGGCTGGCCACTCAGGGCAGCACCTACTGAGCATGCAAG CCAGTCAAGTGAGTCATGGACGAGTCCTGGGAGAGAGGAGCAAGCAGCTCTTCCAGACTCCAGTCATTCCT GGTCGTCACTACCAGTCTCAGCAGGGTTTCAGCGCTGGCACCTCTGAGCATGGGCAATACTCTGGAGGCCAGGCGGCCCACGGCCCCTACGGTGTCACCCAGACCCAGCACCAATCCCCCTTCAACCCCGGTCAGCCCGTGCCTGTCAGCTACGCCAGCAGCTCCCAGCTCAGAG GTGCATCGGCATTTGCAGGCATGCCCTACCTGCCTCACCAGCAACAAGGCTATGCAGTGCCCAGTCATTTTGTATCTCAGTCAG GGTACATCCCCAGTGCTGCAATTCCCCTGCAGAAACAGCTGGAGCACGCTAACCAGCAATCCGGCTTCACTGACTca agcaCGCTGAGAAACATGCCTCCTCAGGCCCTTCATGCCAGTGCTGCAGGCCTGCTGCCAACGCCGTCCATTGCCGTCCAGATGCCACCCAGCAAG GCTTCCTTCCAGAGCTCGCCTCAGCCGGGCCCTCGGAGCGCCTACCTCACCCACAGCCAATCAGGACAGAGGTTCTACCACCATGGCAAGTGA